One stretch of Bacteroidota bacterium DNA includes these proteins:
- a CDS encoding GDP-mannose 4,6-dehydratase, which yields MKVLITGIGGFAGSHLADYIAANTSAEIFGILRDLEKNDNLRQLNGNVQLSTCEITDFQSIFKVIKEIKPDVIFHVAGQAFVPSSFEHAAETFKTNVIGTINIFEAVKASEISPRIIVVTSGEVYGETFGLPMLHTEQSIPQPVNPYAASKTSVDYIAQTYKKYEGLNIVIARPFNHTGPRQKPNFVCSSLAKQIVTIQKSKAPKILRVGNIKARRDFTDVRDIARGYWMLSEIDNKHNYIFNLCSGKIFAIEEIIKLYEEILGEKFELNVEPKRLRGYDIQLLAGNASAINHSIGWKAEIPLKKTLTDLLEYWNHKEN from the coding sequence AAATTTTTGGCATCCTCCGCGATTTGGAAAAGAATGACAATCTTCGTCAGCTGAACGGCAACGTCCAACTTTCCACATGCGAGATTACGGATTTCCAATCCATCTTTAAAGTGATTAAAGAAATCAAGCCGGATGTTATTTTCCACGTTGCCGGGCAAGCGTTTGTTCCGAGTTCATTTGAACACGCTGCAGAAACATTTAAGACAAATGTGATCGGTACGATTAATATTTTTGAAGCGGTGAAGGCAAGCGAAATTTCTCCCCGTATTATCGTCGTCACATCGGGCGAAGTCTATGGCGAAACATTCGGATTACCAATGCTCCATACGGAACAGTCAATTCCACAGCCGGTAAATCCATATGCTGCGAGCAAAACGAGCGTTGACTATATTGCTCAAACGTATAAAAAATATGAAGGGCTTAATATTGTTATTGCCCGTCCCTTCAATCACACCGGTCCCCGTCAAAAGCCGAATTTCGTCTGCTCTTCACTAGCAAAACAGATCGTCACGATCCAAAAATCAAAAGCCCCAAAAATATTACGGGTTGGAAATATTAAAGCACGCCGCGATTTTACCGACGTTCGGGATATTGCACGTGGTTATTGGATGTTATCGGAAATTGACAATAAGCATAATTATATTTTTAATTTGTGTTCCGGGAAGATCTTTGCAATTGAAGAGATCATAAAATTATATGAAGAAATTCTTGGAGAAAAATTTGAATTGAATGTTGAACCAAAACGCCTGCGTGGTTATGATATTCAATTGCTTGCCGGCAATGCAAGTGCCATCAATCACTCGATTGGGTGGAAGGCAGAAATTCCGCTGAAAAAAACATTAACCGATCTTTTAGAATATTGGAATCATAAGGAAAACTAA